A window of the Serratia sarumanii genome harbors these coding sequences:
- a CDS encoding SrfA family protein gives MVKPFLRSGSLDDVLALGENGQPIYACAQQLRETLRLRRQQQAADCLAIPQPNESGTRIDWYAPFPGKVTSWLAASDAQRAQAVRHLEHCLTIFRSLTEQAQATDHPSHRLFGALLAKAMHMPDPNHVYLVDDRPVLTFWGFIKPQAQSPDDPLACLRPPESEVEKPAPIAAAPRKTAVVEPVKPAPAAEPEPAPAPAAPIESSAVVRPRRRYALWLLPVLLLGSAALAAWLHRSPPPQPAMPAKVQHPAPPEKTAAPLPKLRLPLAHATLMPPPPAPVIPPPLDKNALVLPPEAVKAGSTRFLNGKWRATVALKDPITGKRPSLQYRLNGGKGSAVIAYGDGVSCRVAVEAGLMQSGNLVINSRTKARCSDGSRYQIPEIVCRQGETGAAECTGRYDADTTYPMTFKRESK, from the coding sequence GTGGTGAAACCCTTCTTACGCAGTGGCAGTTTGGATGATGTGCTGGCTTTAGGCGAAAACGGGCAACCGATCTACGCCTGCGCGCAGCAGCTGCGGGAAACCCTGCGTCTTCGCCGGCAGCAGCAGGCCGCCGACTGTCTGGCGATCCCCCAGCCGAACGAAAGCGGCACCCGCATCGACTGGTATGCGCCCTTCCCCGGCAAGGTCACCTCCTGGCTGGCGGCGAGCGACGCCCAGCGCGCGCAGGCGGTGCGCCACCTGGAACACTGCCTGACGATCTTCCGCAGCCTGACGGAACAGGCCCAGGCGACCGATCACCCCAGCCATCGCCTGTTCGGCGCGCTGCTGGCCAAAGCGATGCACATGCCCGACCCCAACCACGTTTACCTGGTGGACGATCGGCCGGTGCTGACCTTCTGGGGCTTTATCAAGCCGCAGGCGCAGAGCCCGGACGATCCGCTGGCCTGCCTGCGCCCGCCCGAATCGGAAGTGGAAAAACCGGCGCCGATCGCCGCCGCACCGCGCAAGACGGCCGTTGTCGAACCGGTAAAACCGGCCCCGGCCGCCGAGCCTGAACCGGCGCCCGCCCCGGCAGCGCCTATCGAATCCTCTGCCGTCGTTCGCCCGCGCCGGCGCTACGCTCTCTGGCTGTTGCCCGTACTGTTGCTGGGCAGTGCGGCGCTGGCCGCCTGGCTGCACCGCTCGCCGCCGCCGCAACCGGCGATGCCGGCGAAGGTCCAGCATCCGGCGCCGCCGGAAAAAACCGCCGCGCCGTTGCCCAAGCTGCGCTTACCGCTGGCGCACGCGACGCTGATGCCGCCGCCCCCGGCGCCGGTCATCCCGCCGCCGCTGGACAAAAATGCGCTGGTGCTGCCGCCCGAGGCGGTGAAGGCCGGCTCCACCCGTTTCCTTAATGGCAAATGGCGCGCCACCGTGGCGCTGAAAGACCCGATTACCGGCAAGCGCCCCAGCCTGCAATATCGTCTGAACGGCGGCAAAGGCAGCGCCGTTATCGCCTACGGCGACGGCGTCAGCTGCCGGGTGGCGGTCGAAGCCGGGCTGATGCAGTCCGGCAATCTGGTGATCAACAGCCGCACCAAGGCGCGCTGCAGCGACGGCAGCCGCTACCAGATCCCGGAGATCGTCTGCCGCCAGGGCGAAACCGGCGCGGCGGAGTGCACCGGCCGCTACGATGCGGACACCACCTATCCCATGACGTTCAAGCGCGAGAGTAAATGA